AATATCAGAGGGCGTGTAAAGTTCCTACGCTCTATGATTGACGATCGTGAGCGTGATGTGCTTGGAGCAAGTGCACTTGCCTGGGGCATAAAGGAATATTCATTGTTTAAATAGATGAACATAGACAGAATTAATCAGATAATTAAAGCCAAACCAAATTTGAGTACCGCCCTCGGGATGGAGTTTTTCTCCACACCCGAGGACGATACGTGTATGGCCCGTATGAGGGTTGATGAGCGTAATCGCCAACCATTTGGTTTCTTGAGTGGTGGCGCTTCGTTGGCTTTGGCCGAGAATGTGGCAGGTGTCGCTTCGTCATCGCTTTGTCCTGGATGTGCCTGTGTAGGTATCGAGGTTAGTGGCAGTCATGTCAAAGCGGTAGCTGAAGGTGATATTGTAACAGCCTACGCAAAATTGTTGCATAGTGGAAAAACTCTTCATGTATGGCAGGTTGATATCAAGGATACTGCTAATGAACTGATATCAAGCGTGAGGGTAACAAATTATATCATAAGGAAAAAATGAAAGTCTTTGCCCAATATAGACTTCCCTTTTCTAAGGTATATACTCGCGTAGAACAGACCGAGGGGTTACCTTTGGAATTACATTCATGCAAGGAATTGAACGGTAAGAGTGGCTTTGTAGTGGCTCCGTTCAGTGTAAGCGAGTATCAGCCCATTTTGTTGATTTTTCCTAACAAGATTGAAGTGCTGAATGTTGAATCTTCTTCCTATGTTGCACCTGATATCATCCGAGAAGAGTTGCACAGGAGCGAATATGCTGTTGACTTTGCCAAATTCCATGGTCAGTTGGAATCAGACATTTTTAGAAAAATAGTCCTTTCGCGTTGTGCATCATTCCAGATGTCAGGAGAAGTTGATGCGCAACAGTTGTTCTTGTTGGCATGTCAATTATATCCACGTCTTTTCATCTCCTTGGTATCATTGCCTGATGGCACTTGTTGGCTGATGGCAACACCAGAGATTCTTCTTGAAGGAATAGGAAAGCAGTGGCGTACCATTGCATTGGCTGGTACCATGCAGCTACAGGGAGATGAACTACAAAGTGAGGGAGAATATGTGAGATGGTCAACGAAGAATATTCAGGAACAGCGATATGTGGCAACCTATATAGCCGAATGTCTGGAAAAATTCTCGTTGGATTTCAGTGAAGAAGGACCGCGTACAGTACGTGCTGCCAATCTTGTTCACCTTCGAAGTGATTTCACTTTCTCACTGGATACTAACGACCGGGTTGGCGACCTGCTGGATGCACTCCATCCCACACCTGCAGTATGTGGATTGCCCAAACTGTCTACTTTCCAGTTTATTTTGAACAATGAGCATACACCAAGGAAATATTATAGTGGTTTTATGGGTCCATTGTCCTTAAAGGGCGATACTCATCTCTATGTCTCTTTGCGTTGTATGCAGGTACAACAAAACTGTTGTCGTCTCTATGCAGGTGGTGGATTGCTGAAAGACAGCCAACTGAATTCTGAATGGTCAGAGACAGAGGCTAAGATGCAAACTATGAGAAACCTTCTTAATTCATAATTTACAATTCATAATTCAGAATTTTGC
The sequence above is a segment of the Prevotella sp. E9-3 genome. Coding sequences within it:
- a CDS encoding PaaI family thioesterase, which gives rise to MNIDRINQIIKAKPNLSTALGMEFFSTPEDDTCMARMRVDERNRQPFGFLSGGASLALAENVAGVASSSLCPGCACVGIEVSGSHVKAVAEGDIVTAYAKLLHSGKTLHVWQVDIKDTANELISSVRVTNYIIRKK
- a CDS encoding isochorismate synthase, which translates into the protein MKVFAQYRLPFSKVYTRVEQTEGLPLELHSCKELNGKSGFVVAPFSVSEYQPILLIFPNKIEVLNVESSSYVAPDIIREELHRSEYAVDFAKFHGQLESDIFRKIVLSRCASFQMSGEVDAQQLFLLACQLYPRLFISLVSLPDGTCWLMATPEILLEGIGKQWRTIALAGTMQLQGDELQSEGEYVRWSTKNIQEQRYVATYIAECLEKFSLDFSEEGPRTVRAANLVHLRSDFTFSLDTNDRVGDLLDALHPTPAVCGLPKLSTFQFILNNEHTPRKYYSGFMGPLSLKGDTHLYVSLRCMQVQQNCCRLYAGGGLLKDSQLNSEWSETEAKMQTMRNLLNS